A DNA window from Tautonia rosea contains the following coding sequences:
- a CDS encoding FeoA family protein: MSSVAELPSSIAELIPLTLLRPGQSGTVDQVLGTGDLVHRLREMGLRRGAMVEMIRPGSPCMIRLDGHTLGIRSAELSGILVRPA, from the coding sequence ATGTCGAGCGTTGCCGAGCTGCCGTCGAGCATTGCCGAGTTGATTCCGCTGACCTTGCTGCGGCCCGGGCAGTCGGGGACGGTCGATCAGGTGCTCGGCACCGGCGATCTCGTGCATCGGCTCCGGGAAATGGGGCTGCGACGCGGGGCGATGGTCGAAATGATCCGCCCAGGGAGCCCCTGCATGATCCGCCTCGACGGCCACACCCTCGGCATCCGATCCGCGGAACTGTCGGGCATCCTGGTGAGGCCGGCCTGA
- a CDS encoding glycoside hydrolase family 15 protein, with translation MPLPLEDYALIGDCQTAALVGRDGSIDWLCFPRFDSGAVFAALLGNEEHGHWTIAPEGPIRAVRRQYRPGTLVLETEFDTDTGTVRITDCMPPRDQLPDVLRLVECRRGTVRMMMDLVIRFDYGSIVPWVQHTPQGISAVAGPDMVRLRTDVPVHGEDFHTVASFELSAGQTASFDLTWYPSHEKEPIEVDHTNAIHDTERWWREWIDRSSYGEGSIDETIDQPHWAEAVKRSLITLKALTYAPTGGIVAAPTTSLPELIGGVRNWDYRYCWLRDATFTLYALMNAGYHDEARAWREWLLRAVAGKPSQMQIMYGLAGEHRLTELQLPWLPGYENSSPVRIGNAAFDQFQLDVPGEVMDALHQCRKVGLEPIAASWNFQKELMNYLETAWDQPDEGIWEVRGPRRHFTHSKMMAWVAADRAVKGVEQFGRDGAVDRWRRLRDRIRQEIFDRAYNPEVGAFMQSYGSKFIDASVLMMPLVGFLEADDPRMVSTVRAIEERLMHDGFVDRYETDPSVDGLPPGEGSFLLCSFWMVDNYTLMGRRADAKRMFEHLLSIRSDLGLLSEAYDIENRRLVGNFPQAFSHIGLINTAYNLSTAAAHPAEQRQHS, from the coding sequence ATGCCCTTGCCGCTTGAAGATTATGCCCTGATCGGTGATTGTCAGACGGCTGCGCTGGTCGGCCGGGACGGGTCGATCGACTGGTTGTGTTTCCCTCGGTTCGACTCGGGGGCGGTGTTTGCGGCGTTGCTCGGCAATGAGGAGCACGGGCACTGGACGATTGCGCCGGAAGGGCCGATTCGGGCAGTGCGTCGGCAGTATCGGCCGGGAACGCTGGTGCTGGAAACGGAGTTCGACACCGACACGGGGACGGTTCGGATTACCGACTGCATGCCGCCGCGCGACCAGTTGCCCGACGTGCTTCGGCTGGTCGAGTGTCGCCGGGGGACGGTCCGGATGATGATGGACCTGGTGATCCGGTTCGACTACGGGTCGATCGTTCCGTGGGTGCAGCACACGCCGCAAGGGATCTCGGCCGTGGCCGGGCCGGACATGGTCCGGTTACGGACCGACGTGCCGGTGCATGGGGAGGATTTTCATACGGTCGCGTCGTTTGAGCTCTCGGCCGGGCAAACGGCCAGCTTCGACCTGACGTGGTATCCGTCGCACGAGAAGGAACCGATCGAAGTCGATCATACCAACGCGATCCACGACACTGAGCGCTGGTGGCGCGAATGGATTGATCGGTCGTCGTACGGCGAGGGCTCGATCGACGAGACGATCGACCAGCCTCACTGGGCGGAGGCGGTGAAGCGGTCGTTGATTACGCTGAAGGCCTTGACCTACGCGCCGACCGGGGGGATTGTGGCCGCGCCGACGACGAGCCTGCCGGAGCTGATCGGCGGGGTTCGGAACTGGGACTATCGGTATTGCTGGCTGCGCGACGCGACGTTCACGCTGTATGCGTTGATGAACGCCGGGTATCACGACGAGGCGAGGGCCTGGCGCGAGTGGCTCTTGCGGGCCGTGGCGGGGAAGCCGTCGCAGATGCAGATCATGTACGGCCTGGCCGGCGAGCACCGGCTGACCGAGCTGCAACTGCCGTGGTTGCCGGGGTATGAGAATTCGAGCCCAGTGCGGATCGGCAACGCGGCGTTCGACCAGTTTCAGCTCGACGTGCCGGGAGAGGTGATGGACGCCTTGCACCAGTGCCGCAAGGTGGGGCTGGAGCCGATCGCCGCTTCGTGGAACTTTCAAAAGGAACTGATGAATTACCTCGAAACGGCCTGGGATCAGCCGGACGAGGGAATCTGGGAAGTGCGGGGGCCTCGGCGTCACTTCACGCATTCGAAGATGATGGCCTGGGTTGCGGCCGATCGCGCGGTCAAGGGGGTCGAGCAGTTCGGCCGCGACGGGGCCGTTGATCGCTGGCGACGCCTCCGCGACCGGATTCGGCAAGAGATTTTCGATCGGGCCTACAATCCCGAGGTGGGGGCGTTCATGCAGTCGTACGGATCGAAGTTCATCGACGCAAGCGTCTTGATGATGCCGTTGGTGGGTTTCCTGGAGGCCGACGATCCGCGGATGGTCAGCACGGTTCGCGCGATCGAGGAGCGATTGATGCACGACGGCTTCGTCGATCGGTACGAGACGGACCCGTCGGTTGATGGCTTGCCGCCGGGCGAGGGGTCGTTTTTGCTCTGCTCGTTCTGGATGGTGGACAATTACACGTTGATGGGCCGCCGAGCCGACGCGAAGCGGATGTTCGAGCACTTGCTGTCGATCCGCAGCGACCTGGGGCTACTGTCTGAGGCGTATGACATTGAAAATCGCCGACTTGTGGGGAACTTCCCGCAAGCGTTCAGCCACATTGGTCTGATCAACACGGCATACAACCTGAGTACCGCCGCCGCCCACCCGGCCGAGCAGCGGCAGCACAGCTAA
- a CDS encoding PVC-type heme-binding CxxCH protein, whose amino-acid sequence MRLQPPRLLTLMTAIALMFSGISRGQEPEPELISGTGLSPAEGLASIQVREGFKVELVVAEPLVKDPVAFDWSADGRLWVVEMADYPLGTEGGGRVRVLEDKDGDGSYDTSTVFLDGLPYPNGIMPWREGVLISCAPEIRYTEDTNGDGRADRVEVLYTGLAEANPQHRVNGFSLALDGWVHAADADGGTVRSTRSEAEIEVRGRDIRFRPDDGAIEPESGRSQFGRRRNDWGDWLINTNSLWAWHVVLSDADLRRNRAFAASATTRVLEPDTRLYPVSQTLARFNDPGSANRATSACSPEPYRDDLFGPAFSSSLFISEPVHNLVHRMVLESEGATYSGRRAEGEETAEFLASTDHWFRPTSIRTGPDGALWIADMQRAVIEHPEWIPDDWERQLNLRAGEDRGRIYRVLPSDRSPRPIPKLDQLDTVGLVDAMDSPNGWQRDTIQRLLMHREDPAALGPLRQLISISRRPEVRVQAIWTLACLGGLDAGSVRRALVDDHAEVRRAAILATRLGDWDNDEVAAGIASQADDPSPRVRFAAALALGDWPDLQAGEALARIALRDGDDPWFRVAVLSSARLHATAILSAMLTQNNGKQSSANLWIGPLFAAAAREAGPEGPAGLVRSLVNAIGEVSERDEPAAMEMLARLLDEAGRLGLPLARWSEPSASLEGEVERIGPLVERAREVAAEESRAEEDRLAAIGLLGREPVGRTRDRVVLAALLRPQESVAIARAAVDAVSRLGSEEVPELLLKGWKGHGPTLRSAILDTLLGRDAWRDALLDAFEEGEIPAAEVGPSHRAQLMGHRDTAIRERAERLWGASNGERTEVVSRVRRVLAMGSDPEVGRAVFVKHCSTCHQLDGEGVAVGPDLTVLSDRSPEALLVAILDPSRAVEARYAAYTLATTDGRVVSGLIAEETSNAVTLLRQGGERDTLLRSEIEEIATTGQSLMPEGMEQDIQFQELAHLIAFLCEHGLRPNEVPGNRPTRVSPGRGGVVRLSADTAEIYGNRLTFEPTHQNLGWWIQENDRAAWTFEIDQAGTYDLSLEWACPDEGAGGAFVIEVGADRVAGSVVGTGSWDDYKRITVGTVTLGEGRHRLEIRPAVRPRGPLMDLRAIELRPTPNEVEESHL is encoded by the coding sequence ATGAGGCTCCAGCCCCCCCGTCTGCTCACCCTGATGACCGCGATCGCCCTGATGTTCTCGGGGATTTCCCGGGGACAGGAACCGGAACCGGAACTGATTTCCGGTACGGGGCTGTCGCCGGCCGAGGGGCTGGCGAGTATTCAGGTGCGCGAAGGCTTCAAGGTCGAGCTGGTCGTCGCCGAACCGCTGGTCAAGGACCCGGTTGCGTTTGACTGGTCGGCCGATGGGAGGCTCTGGGTCGTCGAGATGGCGGACTATCCGCTTGGGACCGAGGGGGGTGGCCGGGTCCGCGTGCTCGAAGACAAAGATGGAGACGGCTCGTACGACACCTCGACCGTCTTTCTCGATGGGCTTCCCTACCCCAATGGAATCATGCCCTGGCGTGAGGGGGTCTTGATCTCCTGTGCGCCAGAGATTCGTTATACCGAGGATACGAATGGGGACGGTCGAGCCGACCGGGTCGAGGTCCTGTACACCGGGCTGGCTGAGGCGAACCCCCAGCATCGGGTGAACGGGTTCTCGCTGGCGCTCGATGGGTGGGTGCACGCGGCGGACGCCGATGGCGGTACGGTGCGATCGACCCGGAGCGAGGCCGAAATCGAGGTCCGGGGCCGCGATATTCGCTTCCGGCCGGACGATGGGGCGATCGAACCCGAGAGCGGTCGGTCGCAGTTCGGCAGGAGGCGTAACGATTGGGGAGATTGGTTGATCAACACCAATTCCCTCTGGGCCTGGCATGTGGTCCTGAGTGATGCCGACCTGAGGCGCAATCGAGCGTTCGCCGCCTCGGCGACGACTCGGGTACTCGAACCGGACACACGACTCTACCCAGTCAGCCAGACTCTGGCCCGCTTCAACGATCCCGGATCGGCGAACCGGGCAACCTCGGCCTGTAGCCCCGAACCGTATCGGGACGACCTGTTCGGTCCGGCATTTTCATCGAGTTTGTTTATCAGTGAGCCTGTTCATAATCTTGTTCACCGAATGGTCCTCGAGTCGGAGGGGGCGACCTACTCTGGGCGTCGGGCGGAGGGGGAGGAGACGGCGGAGTTCCTCGCCTCGACCGATCACTGGTTCCGACCGACCTCGATCCGGACCGGTCCGGATGGGGCACTCTGGATTGCCGACATGCAGCGTGCGGTCATCGAGCATCCCGAGTGGATCCCGGACGACTGGGAGCGCCAGCTCAACTTGAGGGCCGGAGAGGACCGAGGACGCATCTACCGTGTGCTCCCGTCGGATCGATCGCCTCGGCCGATCCCCAAGCTCGACCAGCTCGATACGGTGGGGCTTGTGGACGCGATGGACAGCCCGAACGGTTGGCAACGTGATACGATCCAGCGATTGTTGATGCATCGTGAGGATCCGGCTGCTCTTGGCCCATTGCGTCAGTTGATCAGCATCAGTCGACGGCCCGAAGTCCGAGTCCAGGCGATCTGGACGCTTGCATGTCTCGGAGGTCTGGACGCGGGGTCGGTCCGCCGAGCACTGGTCGACGACCACGCCGAGGTCCGTCGGGCGGCAATCCTGGCAACGCGGTTAGGCGATTGGGATAACGACGAGGTTGCTGCGGGTATCGCGAGTCAGGCGGACGACCCCTCGCCTCGCGTGCGGTTCGCGGCGGCGCTGGCGCTGGGAGACTGGCCAGATCTCCAGGCGGGAGAAGCCCTGGCACGCATTGCACTGCGTGACGGTGACGATCCCTGGTTTCGTGTGGCAGTGCTCAGTTCGGCACGGTTGCATGCGACGGCGATTCTGTCGGCAATGCTCACACAAAACAACGGAAAGCAATCATCTGCAAATCTCTGGATTGGACCGTTGTTTGCTGCCGCGGCCCGCGAAGCAGGGCCTGAGGGGCCGGCGGGTCTGGTGCGGTCACTCGTGAATGCGATTGGTGAGGTTTCGGAGCGGGATGAACCGGCAGCGATGGAAATGCTGGCACGCTTACTCGATGAGGCGGGCCGCCTGGGATTGCCGCTTGCGCGATGGTCGGAGCCTTCGGCCTCGCTGGAAGGAGAAGTGGAGCGAATCGGGCCGCTCGTTGAGCGCGCGCGGGAGGTGGCGGCCGAGGAGTCGCGTGCGGAGGAGGATCGGCTTGCGGCGATCGGGTTGCTGGGTCGGGAACCGGTGGGAAGGACCCGCGACCGGGTCGTGCTGGCCGCCCTGCTCCGTCCACAAGAATCGGTTGCGATTGCGCGGGCGGCGGTGGATGCCGTGAGTCGGCTCGGCTCGGAGGAGGTTCCCGAGTTGCTGCTGAAGGGATGGAAGGGGCACGGTCCGACCCTCCGATCGGCGATTCTTGACACGTTGCTGGGTCGAGACGCCTGGCGTGATGCGTTGCTCGACGCATTCGAGGAAGGGGAGATTCCCGCAGCCGAGGTCGGGCCATCGCATCGGGCTCAGTTGATGGGGCATCGGGATACGGCGATCCGGGAGCGTGCGGAACGGCTCTGGGGAGCTTCGAACGGGGAACGAACGGAAGTGGTTTCGCGGGTTCGGCGGGTGCTGGCGATGGGGAGTGATCCGGAGGTTGGTCGAGCGGTCTTCGTGAAACACTGCTCGACCTGCCACCAACTCGACGGTGAAGGGGTTGCCGTGGGGCCGGATCTGACGGTTCTTTCCGACCGATCTCCTGAGGCCCTGCTGGTGGCGATTCTGGATCCGAGCCGGGCCGTCGAGGCGCGATACGCGGCGTACACCCTGGCCACGACCGACGGTCGGGTGGTCTCGGGGTTGATTGCCGAGGAGACGTCGAATGCCGTGACCTTGCTCCGGCAAGGGGGAGAGCGCGATACCTTACTCCGCTCTGAGATCGAGGAGATTGCAACAACGGGACAGTCGTTGATGCCGGAAGGAATGGAGCAAGATATACAATTTCAGGAGCTTGCGCATCTGATCGCGTTTCTTTGTGAACATGGGTTGCGTCCGAACGAGGTGCCTGGCAATCGGCCAACACGGGTATCTCCCGGGCGGGGGGGAGTCGTTCGGCTCTCGGCCGATACGGCGGAGATCTATGGCAATCGCTTGACATTTGAACCGACGCATCAAAACCTCGGCTGGTGGATTCAGGAGAACGATCGCGCGGCCTGGACATTCGAGATCGACCAGGCGGGAACGTACGACCTGAGCCTCGAATGGGCCTGTCCGGACGAGGGCGCGGGAGGGGCCTTTGTGATCGAGGTGGGGGCCGATCGCGTGGCCGGGAGCGTGGTGGGAACCGGAAGCTGGGATGATTACAAGCGAATTACGGTTGGCACGGTGACACTGGGCGAGGGTCGGCACCGTCTGGAGATTCGGCCAGCCGTGAGACCCCGGGGGCCGCTGATGGACCTCCGAGCTATTGAACTGAGGCCGACCC
- the feoB gene encoding ferrous iron transport protein B has protein sequence MSIAADPQTRTVALIGNPNTGKSTVFGALSGVQQRVGNYPGVTVEKKTGRMTVDGKRWTLIDLPGTYSLAPRSLDEMVAVDVMLGRRPDTPKPDVILCIVDANNLERNLYLVSQVLELGRPTVVALTMTDLAEERGTTLDLSKLRDRLGVPIVPIRAHKRIGLDALKTALAETATQEQPSSAPESPFPEPFQAEVARIEGWLADARPGLPPLPRYLVERLLLDTNGYLEGHVALKNGNVEGLHAEILASRQRLAEAGCPVPAVEAMARYGWAATMLDEVVTRPDEPRVTSGDRVDRVLTHRVWGTLIFVAVMAMIFQAVFTWAIPLMDLIDAGVGGLATLVEGVMAEGALRSLIIDGVIAGVGGVIVFLPQIFILFFFLGILEDCGYLARAAYLMDRLMTRLGLSGKSFIPLLSSFACAIPGVMATRVIEDRRDRMTTILVAPLMSCSARLPVYTLLIAAFIPPVALAGFVSLQAITMVAMYAVGVITAAGVAWALKKTAFKGPTPPFVMELPAYKWPSPRVVLHRMFERGWSFIRRAGTIIFAVSIVMWALLYFPRLPESTEAAFTQQIAALEAQREAAAETEAAEEIDAQIAAVEARADGEQKRSSLLGRAGRVIEPVVRPLGWDWRIGAAAIASFPAREVVVATLGVIFDIGSDVEGEEGASRLQVALREAEHRDGRPLFTIPVALSVMVFFALCAQCVSTLAVIRRETNSWGWPLFCFAYMTILAYIAAMLVYQVGTWIAA, from the coding sequence ATGTCCATCGCCGCCGACCCACAAACCCGGACCGTGGCCCTGATCGGCAATCCGAACACGGGGAAGTCCACCGTCTTCGGCGCCCTGTCCGGCGTGCAGCAGCGGGTGGGCAACTATCCCGGCGTCACCGTCGAGAAGAAGACCGGGCGGATGACCGTCGACGGCAAGCGCTGGACCCTCATCGACCTGCCCGGCACCTACAGCCTCGCCCCCCGATCGCTCGACGAAATGGTGGCCGTCGATGTGATGCTCGGCCGACGCCCCGACACTCCCAAGCCCGACGTCATCCTCTGCATCGTCGATGCGAACAACTTGGAGCGGAATCTCTATCTCGTCAGCCAGGTCCTCGAACTCGGTCGGCCGACAGTCGTTGCCCTGACCATGACCGACCTGGCCGAGGAGCGCGGCACCACCCTCGACCTATCGAAGCTCCGCGATCGGCTCGGCGTGCCCATCGTTCCCATTCGAGCCCACAAGCGCATCGGCCTCGATGCCCTGAAGACCGCTCTGGCTGAGACGGCGACTCAGGAGCAACCCTCCTCCGCTCCCGAAAGCCCCTTCCCCGAACCGTTCCAGGCTGAGGTCGCCCGCATCGAAGGCTGGCTGGCCGACGCCCGGCCGGGCCTGCCCCCTCTGCCCCGCTACCTCGTCGAGCGGCTCTTGCTCGACACGAATGGCTATCTCGAAGGGCACGTCGCGCTCAAGAATGGCAATGTCGAGGGCCTGCACGCCGAGATCCTCGCCTCCCGACAACGCCTGGCCGAGGCCGGTTGCCCCGTCCCGGCCGTCGAGGCGATGGCCCGCTACGGCTGGGCCGCGACGATGCTCGACGAGGTTGTCACCCGTCCCGACGAGCCTCGCGTCACCTCCGGCGACCGCGTCGACCGCGTCCTGACGCACCGGGTCTGGGGCACGCTGATCTTCGTCGCCGTCATGGCCATGATCTTCCAGGCCGTCTTCACCTGGGCGATTCCCTTGATGGACCTGATCGACGCCGGGGTCGGCGGCCTGGCCACCCTGGTCGAAGGGGTGATGGCCGAGGGGGCCCTGCGCAGCCTCATCATCGACGGGGTGATCGCCGGTGTCGGCGGGGTCATTGTCTTTCTGCCTCAAATCTTCATCCTCTTCTTCTTCCTCGGCATCCTGGAAGACTGCGGCTACCTCGCCCGAGCGGCCTACCTGATGGACCGCCTCATGACCCGCCTCGGTCTGAGCGGCAAGTCGTTCATCCCCCTGCTCTCCTCCTTCGCCTGCGCGATTCCGGGGGTCATGGCCACCCGAGTCATCGAGGACCGCCGTGACCGCATGACGACCATCCTGGTCGCCCCCCTGATGAGCTGTAGCGCCCGGTTGCCTGTCTACACCCTCTTGATCGCCGCCTTCATCCCTCCGGTGGCCCTCGCCGGGTTCGTCAGCCTTCAGGCGATCACGATGGTCGCCATGTACGCCGTCGGCGTCATCACCGCCGCGGGCGTGGCGTGGGCCTTGAAGAAGACCGCCTTCAAGGGGCCGACCCCGCCGTTCGTCATGGAACTGCCCGCCTACAAGTGGCCCTCCCCTCGGGTTGTCCTGCACCGGATGTTTGAACGCGGCTGGTCCTTCATCCGCAGGGCCGGGACGATCATCTTCGCCGTCTCGATCGTCATGTGGGCCTTGCTCTACTTCCCTCGCCTGCCCGAATCGACCGAGGCCGCCTTCACCCAGCAGATCGCCGCCCTCGAAGCCCAGCGCGAGGCCGCCGCTGAGACCGAGGCCGCCGAGGAGATCGACGCGCAAATCGCCGCCGTCGAAGCCCGAGCCGACGGTGAGCAGAAGCGATCGAGCCTGCTCGGCCGCGCCGGTCGGGTCATCGAGCCGGTCGTCCGCCCGCTCGGCTGGGACTGGCGGATCGGCGCCGCGGCCATCGCCTCGTTCCCGGCCCGAGAGGTCGTGGTCGCCACCCTTGGCGTCATCTTCGACATCGGCAGCGACGTGGAAGGAGAAGAAGGGGCCAGCCGCCTGCAGGTCGCCCTGCGAGAGGCCGAGCACCGCGACGGACGCCCTCTGTTCACCATCCCCGTCGCTCTGTCGGTGATGGTCTTCTTCGCCCTCTGCGCCCAGTGCGTCTCGACCCTGGCCGTCATCCGTCGCGAGACAAACTCGTGGGGCTGGCCATTGTTTTGTTTTGCTTATATGACAATTCTTGCGTATATTGCGGCCATGCTGGTCTATCAGGTCGGCACCTGGATTGCGGCCTGA
- a CDS encoding acyltransferase family protein, which produces MNDAPAPHTRYHAFDSLRAVMMLLGLVLHACQYYVTIPLFPGFDFRDVRTSGLAGLTFFGIHTFRMQTFFAMAGFFAALLCDRRGVRGMWSNRMKRVGLPLLVGWLILFPITISAFLFGIAKREGLPAWETTLNWWTTGQIPWVEDWQPLYSLFLISPLHLWFLYALLWFYMGAIVFRQIGKIGKGAIGRGVNGLFRRLTAWHLLLPAGIGFTTLTLLISPLALFDQSFPVFLPNPLPLIQFGPFFAFGWLLYRNVDLLPSMARWPVPTLVAAALMLVVYFGVTASAIGPDGRNSMRLETAAVSSAIAWLAVFGFIGLFLRYFNRPSPAMRYVSDSAYWVYLAHLPLIYWMQGLLFDLPVPALVKIGIILSVSIVVLYASYDLIVRPGVIGRFLNGRSYPSARLGLRSGTSPTPEPSPN; this is translated from the coding sequence ATGAACGACGCCCCCGCCCCCCACACCCGATACCACGCTTTCGACTCCTTGCGGGCCGTCATGATGCTGCTGGGCCTGGTCCTGCACGCCTGCCAGTATTACGTGACGATCCCCTTGTTTCCCGGGTTCGATTTCCGCGATGTCCGCACCTCGGGGCTGGCCGGATTGACCTTCTTTGGCATCCACACCTTTCGCATGCAAACCTTCTTTGCGATGGCCGGGTTCTTCGCCGCCCTGCTCTGCGACCGCCGAGGGGTCCGGGGCATGTGGTCGAACCGGATGAAGCGGGTCGGCTTGCCCCTGCTCGTCGGCTGGCTGATCCTCTTCCCGATTACGATCTCCGCCTTCCTCTTCGGCATCGCCAAGCGCGAGGGTCTGCCCGCCTGGGAGACGACCCTCAACTGGTGGACGACGGGGCAGATCCCCTGGGTCGAGGACTGGCAACCGCTCTACAGCCTGTTCCTGATCTCACCGCTGCACCTCTGGTTCCTCTATGCCCTGCTCTGGTTCTACATGGGTGCGATCGTCTTCCGGCAGATCGGCAAGATCGGGAAAGGTGCCATCGGCCGAGGCGTCAACGGCCTCTTCCGACGCCTGACGGCCTGGCACCTGCTCCTTCCGGCCGGGATCGGCTTCACGACCCTGACCCTCTTGATCAGCCCCTTGGCCCTGTTCGACCAGAGCTTCCCGGTCTTCCTGCCGAACCCCTTGCCCCTGATCCAGTTCGGGCCGTTCTTCGCCTTCGGCTGGCTGCTCTATCGCAACGTCGACCTGCTCCCGTCGATGGCCCGCTGGCCGGTGCCGACCTTGGTGGCCGCGGCGCTCATGCTGGTCGTCTATTTCGGGGTAACGGCCTCGGCGATCGGTCCCGACGGCCGGAATTCGATGCGGCTGGAGACAGCGGCGGTCTCCTCGGCGATCGCCTGGCTGGCGGTCTTCGGGTTCATCGGCCTGTTCCTCCGCTACTTCAACCGCCCGAGTCCCGCCATGCGCTACGTGTCCGACTCGGCCTACTGGGTCTACCTGGCCCACCTCCCCTTGATCTACTGGATGCAAGGGTTGCTGTTCGACCTGCCGGTCCCCGCCCTGGTCAAGATCGGCATCATCCTGAGCGTCTCCATCGTCGTCCTGTACGCCAGCTACGACCTGATCGTCCGGCCGGGCGTCATCGGCCGCTTCCTCAACGGCCGATCGTATCCCTCGGCCCGCCTCGGCCTCCGGTCCGGCACCTCGCCCACTCCCGAACCCTCTCCCAACTGA
- a CDS encoding dihydroorotate dehydrogenase encodes MVSMGVRLGRLQLSNPVLVASGTFGYVREMASFVRIDRLGGVIPKTVTAKSRAGNPTPRTVETASGLLNAIGLDNDGIDHFRTHHLPYLRTVGTAVIANIAGEDEDQFVQMTADLGEEPGLAAIELNLSCPNVSHGLDLGVDPAAVGRVVARCRDACPYPIIAKLTPNVTNIVPVARAAFENGADAVSLINTLVGLVVNWRTRRPILANDIGGLSGPAIKPVALRMVWQVHRALPDLPIIGIGGICSADDALDFLVAGASAVQVGTATFADPSLSDRLLDDLPAKLSELGLSDVNAFIGTLQSNKD; translated from the coding sequence GTGGTCTCGATGGGAGTTCGTTTGGGACGCCTCCAACTGTCCAACCCGGTCCTCGTGGCGTCGGGAACCTTCGGCTACGTCCGCGAGATGGCCTCGTTTGTCCGCATCGATCGCCTCGGCGGGGTCATCCCCAAGACCGTCACCGCCAAATCCCGAGCCGGCAACCCGACCCCCCGCACCGTCGAGACAGCCTCCGGCCTGCTCAATGCCATCGGCCTCGACAACGACGGCATCGACCACTTCCGGACCCACCACCTCCCCTACCTTCGCACCGTCGGCACCGCCGTTATCGCCAACATTGCCGGCGAGGACGAAGACCAGTTCGTCCAGATGACCGCCGACCTCGGCGAGGAACCCGGCCTCGCCGCCATCGAGCTGAACCTCTCCTGCCCCAACGTCAGCCACGGCCTCGACCTCGGTGTCGATCCCGCCGCCGTCGGTCGCGTCGTCGCCCGATGCCGCGACGCCTGCCCCTACCCGATCATCGCCAAGCTCACCCCGAACGTCACCAACATCGTCCCCGTCGCCCGCGCCGCCTTCGAAAACGGGGCCGACGCCGTCAGCCTCATCAACACGCTCGTCGGCCTCGTCGTCAACTGGCGGACCCGCCGCCCCATCCTCGCCAACGACATCGGCGGCCTCAGCGGCCCCGCCATCAAGCCCGTCGCCCTTCGCATGGTCTGGCAGGTCCACCGCGCCCTGCCCGACCTGCCCATCATCGGCATCGGCGGCATCTGCTCCGCCGACGACGCCCTCGACTTCCTCGTCGCCGGCGCCTCCGCCGTCCAGGTCGGCACCGCCACCTTCGCCGACCCCTCCCTCTCCGACCGCCTCCTCGACGACCTCCCCGCCAAACTCTCCGAACTCGGCCTCTCCGACGTCAACGCCTTCATCGGCACGCTTCAATCCAACAAGGACTGA
- a CDS encoding FeoA family protein, whose product MSRRLSELSLGESATVTQVDATGDVGLRALEMGVIPGTVVKLVAIAPLGDPLVFELRGYRLSLRRSEAAAIEVASLV is encoded by the coding sequence ATGAGTCGGCGCCTCTCGGAACTCTCCCTCGGCGAGTCGGCCACGGTGACCCAGGTCGATGCGACCGGAGACGTCGGTCTTCGGGCTCTGGAAATGGGGGTCATCCCCGGCACCGTGGTCAAGCTCGTGGCGATCGCACCCCTCGGTGATCCCCTGGTGTTCGAGTTGCGCGGTTATCGGTTGAGCCTTCGGCGCTCGGAGGCCGCGGCCATCGAGGTCGCAAGCCTTGTCTGA
- a CDS encoding class I SAM-dependent methyltransferase yields MDEFEPDSRYEGPETVSTLEIAGKTIRLARPAEPERLLDDPTVLAWNARDDYMPYWAFLWPGAFLLAEAVAAEGWGTGVEAMELGCGLGLSGLVGLEAGIERVVFTDYDRAPLRFVERSGEANGFGPNRVETALLDWRRLPDASYPVILGADVLYERPLIPLVVGVLRAMLAPGGVALISGPYRVATEDLEPALKGVGLGFESTPIRAKDETGKELKGRLHRIWKKGGWSHG; encoded by the coding sequence GTGGACGAGTTTGAGCCGGATTCCCGATATGAGGGGCCTGAGACGGTTTCGACCCTGGAGATTGCCGGGAAGACGATCCGGCTGGCGAGACCGGCCGAGCCGGAGCGGTTGCTGGATGACCCGACCGTGCTGGCCTGGAATGCGAGGGATGATTACATGCCGTACTGGGCCTTTCTCTGGCCCGGGGCGTTCTTGCTGGCCGAGGCGGTCGCGGCCGAAGGGTGGGGAACTGGGGTCGAGGCGATGGAGCTGGGTTGCGGGCTGGGGCTCTCCGGCCTGGTGGGCCTGGAGGCGGGGATCGAGCGGGTCGTGTTTACCGATTACGACCGGGCGCCGCTGCGGTTCGTCGAGCGGAGCGGCGAGGCCAATGGGTTCGGGCCTAATCGGGTGGAGACGGCCTTGCTCGACTGGAGACGATTGCCCGATGCCTCGTACCCGGTGATCCTGGGCGCGGATGTCTTGTATGAGCGGCCGTTGATCCCGCTGGTCGTGGGAGTGCTCCGGGCGATGCTCGCGCCGGGGGGGGTGGCCCTGATCTCCGGACCGTACCGGGTGGCGACCGAGGACCTGGAGCCGGCGCTCAAGGGGGTGGGGCTGGGGTTCGAGTCGACGCCGATCAGGGCGAAGGATGAAACCGGGAAGGAGCTGAAAGGGAGGTTGCATCGGATCTGGAAGAAGGGAGGTTGGAGCCACGGATGA